The Flavobacterium marginilacus genome window below encodes:
- a CDS encoding beta-1,3-glucanase family protein has protein sequence MKKSTERNLYPVISMLLVFFSGLLYAQGPIPFTIQNTSTFNDNELYVAIVGIDYTTGNHVWVNAKTSQVLPMNPSYNTVVGPTIGGNTGPGLNSKYANCFVKLSEIPNKTFTLPQIAGCRVFISKGSQLYFYFFGASGAIKGYTSPNPLNPTDPNQGILYEIIELTNNQYGFFGNPSRVDSYKYPMGLELFGADGYQKRVGELLKHEDIITSFKNNVPTEFQGCLNNSTGEITAPSKTPAFADGTGGTTVGPQANYLKSYIDAIWNKYKNEDLIFYAGDAGVFKGRIIGEQLEVIGQSGGFVGRTGRVQYRPSTQEALEGKGVLDRRINDGDLDLVVQAQLTAAINRHMVNVTTPNPGQQNWYDASKFYQSNPTNHYAKFWHLPGISVDNLSYGFAYDDVADQSPSLHSPKPTKVIASFGGYANSTPTIPSTSDVITVYKDCNYAGFSGGLSLGEYNLAALKKLGIDENVISSIRVTEGFQAILFQEDNFAGSSTLINANNACLNTTWNDKVKSIRIISNGTDTLGNTTYYLQNRFSGLYMEVTAASTANNANIAQATLNNGDHQKFVFTHLGNGIYKIVAKHSGLSMDVKAFDKANGANVEQYAYGGTTNQKFILVPTGDGYYKIVAGHSGKLVEVAAFSTTNGGNIQQWESVNQTSGQWKLIPYVATPSVLVQAESFTNMFGVQTEPTTDTDGGLNVGYTDTGDWMAYNNINFPTTGSYLIEYRVASAVNGAKISSDLNAGSIVLGSVSIPNTGGWQKWQTVSQTVTVNAGTYNFGIYIQNSGVNLNWFKITKLVTTKTTEEKENQKEIAISVYPNPTKDILYFKTDLTDANLTVISSSGNVMVNQKLVNNSIDVSNFTAGLYFITIQKNDGTKQVIKFLKE, from the coding sequence ATGAAAAAAAGTACCGAACGGAATCTATATCCCGTCATATCTATGTTATTAGTTTTTTTCTCTGGCTTACTTTATGCACAAGGCCCAATCCCATTTACTATCCAAAACACGTCTACATTTAATGACAATGAGTTATATGTAGCGATTGTTGGAATTGATTACACTACAGGTAATCATGTTTGGGTAAATGCAAAAACCAGTCAAGTACTCCCAATGAATCCTTCCTATAACACAGTGGTAGGGCCAACTATTGGAGGAAATACAGGACCTGGATTGAACTCAAAATACGCCAATTGTTTTGTGAAGTTGAGTGAAATTCCAAACAAGACTTTTACTTTACCACAAATTGCTGGATGTCGTGTTTTTATTTCAAAAGGATCTCAATTGTATTTTTATTTTTTTGGAGCATCAGGAGCAATTAAAGGATATACCTCACCAAATCCATTGAACCCGACCGATCCTAATCAAGGAATATTGTATGAGATAATTGAATTAACGAATAACCAATATGGTTTCTTTGGAAATCCATCAAGAGTCGATTCGTATAAATATCCAATGGGATTAGAATTATTTGGTGCTGATGGTTATCAAAAACGTGTTGGTGAACTATTAAAACACGAGGACATAATCACTTCATTTAAAAACAACGTTCCCACCGAATTTCAAGGCTGTTTAAATAACAGTACAGGAGAGATTACTGCACCATCCAAAACACCTGCTTTTGCTGACGGAACCGGAGGAACTACAGTTGGTCCACAAGCTAATTATTTAAAATCGTATATAGACGCCATTTGGAACAAATACAAAAATGAGGATTTGATATTCTATGCTGGTGATGCAGGAGTGTTCAAAGGACGAATCATTGGTGAACAGCTCGAAGTGATTGGACAATCAGGAGGTTTTGTAGGCAGAACTGGTAGAGTACAATACAGACCTTCTACACAAGAAGCTTTGGAAGGAAAAGGTGTTTTGGACAGAAGAATAAATGATGGTGATTTAGACCTTGTTGTACAAGCTCAATTGACAGCAGCCATAAATCGACATATGGTAAATGTCACAACTCCAAACCCTGGTCAACAAAATTGGTATGATGCTTCTAAATTCTATCAAAGCAATCCAACAAATCATTATGCTAAATTTTGGCATTTACCCGGTATTAGTGTAGACAATTTATCTTATGGTTTTGCATATGACGATGTAGCTGATCAATCCCCATCACTACATTCTCCAAAACCAACAAAAGTTATAGCAAGTTTTGGAGGGTATGCCAATTCGACTCCAACTATTCCCTCAACAAGTGATGTTATAACGGTGTATAAGGATTGTAATTACGCTGGTTTTTCTGGCGGATTATCACTAGGTGAATACAATTTGGCTGCATTAAAAAAGCTAGGAATTGATGAAAATGTAATATCCTCAATACGAGTAACTGAAGGCTTTCAAGCAATTCTTTTTCAAGAAGATAATTTTGCAGGTAGTTCGACATTGATAAACGCAAACAACGCGTGTCTGAATACAACATGGAATGACAAAGTAAAATCGATACGAATTATTTCCAACGGAACAGATACTTTAGGAAATACAACTTATTATTTACAAAACAGATTTAGTGGTTTGTATATGGAAGTAACAGCTGCTAGTACTGCAAATAATGCAAATATTGCCCAAGCCACTCTCAACAATGGAGACCATCAAAAATTCGTCTTTACTCATTTAGGAAATGGAATATACAAAATCGTTGCTAAACATAGTGGTTTATCAATGGATGTAAAGGCCTTTGACAAAGCTAATGGAGCCAATGTTGAACAATATGCCTATGGCGGAACAACCAATCAAAAATTTATCCTAGTTCCTACTGGAGATGGTTATTACAAAATTGTTGCAGGTCACAGCGGTAAACTGGTAGAAGTTGCTGCTTTTAGTACTACAAATGGTGGTAATATCCAACAATGGGAAAGTGTAAATCAAACAAGCGGTCAATGGAAATTGATTCCATACGTTGCTACACCTTCAGTATTGGTGCAAGCAGAATCGTTCACTAATATGTTTGGTGTACAAACTGAACCTACTACAGATACCGATGGAGGTCTCAATGTAGGCTATACAGATACTGGAGATTGGATGGCTTACAATAATATAAATTTCCCAACAACAGGATCTTATTTAATTGAGTACCGAGTAGCAAGTGCCGTAAACGGAGCAAAAATATCTTCAGATTTAAATGCTGGTTCTATCGTATTAGGAAGTGTGTCCATTCCTAACACAGGAGGTTGGCAAAAATGGCAAACTGTTTCGCAAACAGTAACTGTAAACGCTGGAACTTACAACTTTGGAATTTACATCCAAAATTCAGGAGTAAACCTCAACTGGTTTAAAATTACTAAGCTGGTGACTACTAAAACAACTGAAGAAAAAGAAAATCAAAAAGAAATAGCAATTTCAGTTTACCCAAATCCAACAAAAGATATACTTTACTTTAAAACAGATTTGACTGACGCTAATTTAACTGTGATTTCGTCTTCAGGAAATGTTATGGTGAATCAAAAACTTGTAAACAATAGTATTGATGTTTCTAACTTTACTGCTGGATTGTATTTTATCACTATCCAAAAGAATGACGGAACCAAACAAGTAATAAAATTCCTAAAAGAATAA
- a CDS encoding dienelactone hydrolase family protein, translating into MQKLTKEDISQEVFDLYDDYAHNKIERRQFIEKLSLFAVGTLTVPSLLSFMTPNYLDTITIKTDDPRIKSDYITYPSPKGGEAIKGLLSQPAATKKKLPGIIVVHENRGLNPYIEDVGRRTAVEGFISLAPDALSPLGGYPGNDDAGRELQKKRTREEMLEDFIAAYEYLKSHKDCNGYVGVVGFCFGGWIANMMAVKIPDLSAAVPYYGGQPTAEEAEKITTPILLHYAGLDTRVNEGWPAYEVILKKNKVENTAYFYAGVNHGFHNNTTPRYDETAASLSWTRTIDFFKEKLKKK; encoded by the coding sequence ATGCAAAAACTAACCAAAGAAGATATCAGTCAAGAAGTTTTTGACTTGTATGATGACTATGCTCACAACAAAATTGAGAGAAGGCAATTTATTGAAAAATTATCGCTTTTTGCAGTAGGAACGTTAACAGTCCCCTCTCTCCTTAGTTTTATGACTCCGAATTATTTGGATACTATAACAATCAAAACTGATGATCCTAGAATAAAATCAGATTATATAACCTATCCGTCTCCAAAAGGCGGGGAAGCAATAAAAGGACTTTTATCACAGCCTGCAGCAACCAAAAAGAAATTACCCGGAATCATTGTAGTACACGAAAACCGCGGACTCAATCCTTATATCGAAGATGTTGGAAGAAGAACGGCAGTCGAGGGTTTTATCTCCTTAGCACCAGATGCACTGTCTCCTTTGGGTGGTTACCCCGGAAATGACGACGCAGGAAGAGAACTCCAAAAAAAACGTACCCGTGAAGAAATGCTGGAAGATTTTATTGCAGCTTATGAATACCTGAAATCACACAAAGACTGTAACGGTTATGTTGGTGTTGTCGGGTTTTGTTTTGGAGGATGGATTGCCAATATGATGGCGGTTAAAATCCCTGACTTATCAGCGGCAGTACCTTATTATGGAGGTCAGCCCACTGCTGAAGAAGCTGAAAAAATTACAACTCCAATTTTATTGCATTATGCAGGATTGGACACACGTGTCAATGAGGGATGGCCTGCTTATGAAGTCATTCTCAAAAAGAACAAAGTCGAAAATACCGCTTATTTCTATGCTGGAGTCAATCACGGTTTTCATAATAATACTACTCCAAGATATGATGAAACCGCTGCCTCTTTATCGTGGACAAGAACTATTGACTTTTTTAAGGAAAAGCTTAAAAAGAAGTAA
- a CDS encoding quinone-dependent dihydroorotate dehydrogenase: protein MYKIFIRPILFCFDPEEVHYFTFSLIRMVSKIPGIPSLLRFLYQVNDQRLETEVFGLKFKNPVGLAAGFDKDASLYNELSNFGFGSIEIGTLTPKAQPGNEKKRLFRLKEDAAIINRMGFNNGGVIEAVERLKKNKGVLIGGNIGKNKVTPNEEATSDYEICFDALFDHVDYFVVNVSSPNTPNLRELQEKEPLTQLLQTLQNKNLAKPKQKPILLKIAPDLTDEQLLDIIDIVKETKIAGVIATNTTISRKGLNSCSQTETGGLSGKPLASRSTEVIRFLSEKSNRAFPIIGVGGIHSAEDALEKLEAGASLLQLYTGFIYEGPALVKEINKAILSKK, encoded by the coding sequence ATGTACAAGATTTTTATACGCCCTATTCTTTTTTGTTTTGATCCCGAAGAAGTGCATTATTTTACTTTTTCATTAATTAGAATGGTTTCAAAAATTCCCGGAATTCCATCTTTATTACGATTTTTATATCAAGTAAATGATCAAAGGTTAGAGACCGAAGTTTTTGGGTTAAAGTTTAAAAATCCAGTAGGTTTAGCAGCTGGTTTTGATAAAGATGCCAGTTTGTATAATGAGCTTTCTAACTTTGGTTTTGGATCTATAGAAATAGGAACTTTGACTCCAAAAGCACAGCCGGGAAATGAGAAAAAACGTTTATTTCGTTTAAAAGAAGATGCGGCAATTATTAACAGAATGGGTTTTAATAACGGCGGCGTTATTGAGGCAGTGGAGCGTTTAAAGAAAAATAAAGGCGTCTTGATAGGCGGAAATATTGGGAAAAATAAAGTGACTCCAAATGAAGAAGCGACTTCTGATTATGAAATCTGCTTTGATGCATTGTTTGATCACGTAGATTATTTTGTGGTCAATGTAAGCTCGCCGAATACTCCTAATCTTAGAGAACTTCAGGAGAAAGAACCTCTTACTCAATTATTGCAGACTTTACAGAATAAAAATCTGGCTAAGCCAAAACAAAAGCCAATACTACTTAAAATTGCTCCAGATCTTACAGATGAGCAATTACTGGATATTATCGATATTGTAAAAGAAACAAAAATTGCTGGTGTAATTGCTACGAATACGACCATTTCACGCAAAGGATTAAATTCTTGCAGCCAAACTGAAACCGGAGGACTTTCTGGTAAACCTTTGGCTTCAAGATCTACCGAAGTGATTCGTTTCTTGTCTGAAAAAAGTAATAGAGCATTCCCGATTATCGGAGTGGGTGGAATACATTCTGCCGAAGATGCTTTAGAAAAATTAGAAGCAGGAGCCAGCCTTCTTCAATTATATACTGGTTTTATTTATGAGGGTCCTGCATTGGTAAAGGAAATAAATAAAGCGATTCTGTCAAAAAAATAG
- a CDS encoding hydroxymethylglutaryl-CoA lyase, producing the protein MEAIKIIECPRDAMQGIRDFIPTERKVSYIQSLLRVGFDSIDFGSFVSAKAIPQMQDTAEVLELLDLSKTKSKLLAIIANVQGASLASQYSEIQYLGFPFSISENFQMRNTHKTIAESLTALDEILNIADKTNKEAIAYLSMGFGNPYGDPWNVEIVAQWIEKLAGMGVKILSLSDTVGSSTPDVIEYLFSNLIPQYPQIEFGAHLHTTPDKWLEKLDAAYKGGCRRYDGAIQGFGGCPMASDNLTGNMPTEKLLSYFTVQKEETNCSPISFESAYNEASKLFGKFH; encoded by the coding sequence ATGGAGGCAATAAAAATTATCGAATGTCCGCGGGATGCTATGCAAGGCATAAGGGATTTTATTCCTACCGAAAGAAAGGTCTCATACATACAATCTTTGCTGAGAGTTGGATTTGACAGCATTGATTTTGGCAGCTTTGTTTCGGCGAAAGCCATACCGCAGATGCAGGATACTGCCGAAGTTTTAGAACTGCTTGATTTGTCTAAAACTAAAAGTAAATTATTGGCTATTATTGCCAATGTTCAAGGAGCTTCTTTAGCATCACAATATTCCGAAATTCAGTATTTGGGATTCCCTTTTTCGATTTCGGAAAATTTTCAGATGCGGAATACCCATAAAACCATAGCTGAATCTTTGACAGCGCTGGATGAGATTTTAAATATAGCAGATAAAACCAATAAAGAAGCTATTGCTTATCTTTCTATGGGTTTTGGAAATCCGTATGGAGATCCTTGGAATGTTGAAATAGTGGCGCAATGGATCGAAAAATTAGCGGGAATGGGAGTGAAAATTTTATCACTTTCTGATACAGTTGGAAGCTCAACTCCGGATGTGATTGAATATTTATTTTCTAATTTAATTCCGCAGTATCCTCAAATTGAATTTGGAGCACATTTACACACAACACCAGATAAATGGCTGGAAAAATTAGATGCTGCTTATAAAGGTGGATGCCGTCGTTATGATGGAGCTATTCAGGGATTTGGCGGCTGTCCAATGGCTTCGGATAACCTGACCGGAAATATGCCGACCGAGAAATTACTTTCTTATTTTACAGTTCAAAAGGAAGAAACCAACTGCAGTCCCATCAGTTTTGAAAGTGCCTACAATGAAGCTTCAAAATTATTCGGTAAATTTCATTGA
- a CDS encoding DUF5723 family protein, whose amino-acid sequence MRKTIILLSCFFSFFGFSQNKEILYNFTPQPQSLLTNPGADVKYKWFFGVPLLSGISANVGSTGFDAYSLFADNGVDFTTKVKNAVAATNSHDYVTANQQLEVFTAGFRVGGEESKSYVSFGMYQELDSFIYVPTDPAILALYGNKDYIGKSFDLGDLSVKAELLSVFHAGFNKQINEKLILGVRGKIYSSIYNAKSTHNSGYFVTVQDDKLIYNQSIYSNLELNTSGLSKYLDENYEGDAGSDIRYDISKRAFFGGNLGLGLDLGVTYYPKRNIQLTASLVDIGYISHSKDVETYTLKGQYNYKGVITDFNSAGTVGDAYQDFKEAIPLDTLYNKYKTQRPLKFYSSFQYSFEEDRQEECSCTVDEDAWYRSAVGAQLFLMTTPREPLAALTGYYRRRILKGLQMKATYTVDSYSAKNIGLGLTAKIGVVNFYVLADNLLEYKDISKANALTFQIGFNIISGGSSK is encoded by the coding sequence ATGAGAAAAACAATTATCCTTTTAAGCTGCTTTTTCTCTTTTTTTGGTTTTTCTCAAAACAAAGAGATTTTATATAACTTCACGCCTCAGCCTCAAAGTTTATTGACGAATCCTGGAGCAGATGTAAAATATAAATGGTTTTTTGGAGTGCCGTTATTGTCTGGTATTTCGGCTAATGTGGGGTCTACGGGATTTGATGCTTATAGTTTATTTGCTGATAACGGAGTGGATTTTACAACCAAAGTAAAGAATGCAGTTGCAGCAACCAATAGTCACGATTATGTAACGGCTAATCAGCAGCTGGAAGTATTTACTGCCGGATTCAGAGTAGGAGGAGAGGAGAGTAAATCTTACGTCTCTTTCGGAATGTATCAAGAATTGGATTCTTTTATTTATGTACCCACAGATCCAGCGATATTGGCATTGTACGGAAATAAAGATTATATAGGCAAGTCCTTTGATTTGGGTGATTTGAGTGTGAAAGCCGAGCTGTTATCTGTTTTTCATGCTGGTTTTAATAAGCAGATTAATGAGAAACTTATCCTTGGAGTCCGGGGGAAAATTTATTCCAGTATTTATAACGCAAAATCAACGCACAACTCAGGTTATTTTGTTACTGTTCAAGACGATAAATTGATTTATAATCAGTCTATATACTCTAATTTAGAGCTTAATACTTCAGGATTGTCTAAATATTTGGATGAAAATTATGAGGGTGATGCAGGCAGTGATATACGGTATGATATCAGCAAACGTGCTTTTTTTGGAGGTAATTTAGGATTGGGACTGGATTTAGGAGTGACGTATTATCCAAAACGAAATATACAGCTTACAGCCAGTTTAGTTGATATTGGTTACATCAGCCATTCGAAAGATGTAGAAACTTATACCTTAAAAGGGCAGTATAATTATAAAGGAGTAATCACTGATTTCAATTCGGCTGGTACTGTTGGGGATGCTTATCAGGATTTTAAAGAAGCGATTCCTTTAGATACATTATATAACAAGTATAAAACACAGCGCCCATTGAAGTTTTATTCTTCTTTTCAATATTCATTTGAAGAAGACAGGCAGGAAGAATGCAGTTGTACAGTTGATGAAGATGCCTGGTATCGAAGTGCAGTTGGAGCACAGCTCTTTCTGATGACAACTCCAAGAGAGCCCTTGGCAGCCTTGACGGGATATTACAGAAGGAGAATTCTCAAAGGCCTGCAGATGAAAGCAACATATACAGTCGATTCATATTCTGCTAAAAATATAGGATTAGGACTGACAGCCAAAATAGGTGTTGTTAATTTTTATGTTCTGGCAGATAATCTTTTGGAATATAAAGATATTTCTAAGGCCAATGCTTTAACATTTCAAATAGGATTTAATATAATTTCGGGAGGCAGCAGTAAATAG
- the guaB gene encoding IMP dehydrogenase, translating to MIAHNSKIIGEGLTYDDVLLVPNYSNVLPREVSIQSKFSRNITLNVPIVSAAMDTVTESAMAIAMAQEGGIGVLHKNMTIEQQAAKVRKVKRAESGMIIDPVTLLLTSTVSDAKAAMREYGIGGIPIVDENKILKGIVTNRDLRFEKNGSRPIIEVMTSENLVTVAEGTSLEEAEVVLQGHKIEKLPVINDKNELVGLITFRDITKLTQKPNANKDKFGRLRVAAALGVTADAVDRATALVNAGVDAVIIDTAHGHTQGVVDVLKAVKAKFPKLDVIVGNIATPEAAKYLVENGADGVKVGIGPGSICTTRVVAGVGFPQFSAVLEVAAAIKGTGVPVIADGGIRYTGDIPKAIAAGADSVMLGSLLAGTMESPGETIIFEGRKFKSYRGMGSVEAMQEGSKDRYFQDVEDDVKKLVPEGIVGRVPYKGELNESMQQFVGGLRAGMGYCGSKDIATLQDTGRFVRITASGINESHPHDVTITKEAPNYSR from the coding sequence ATGATAGCACATAACTCAAAGATTATCGGTGAAGGTTTAACTTACGATGATGTATTATTAGTTCCTAATTACTCAAATGTTCTTCCTCGCGAAGTGAGTATCCAATCAAAATTTTCCAGAAATATTACGCTTAATGTTCCTATTGTATCTGCTGCTATGGATACTGTAACTGAAAGTGCAATGGCAATCGCTATGGCACAAGAAGGAGGAATTGGTGTTTTACATAAAAACATGACAATCGAACAGCAGGCAGCCAAAGTACGTAAAGTAAAACGTGCTGAGTCTGGAATGATTATCGATCCCGTTACTTTATTACTGACTTCCACTGTTTCTGATGCTAAAGCGGCGATGAGAGAATATGGTATCGGCGGTATTCCAATTGTGGATGAAAATAAAATTTTAAAAGGAATTGTTACCAATAGAGATTTACGTTTTGAAAAAAATGGTTCAAGACCTATTATTGAGGTAATGACCAGTGAAAATTTAGTAACTGTTGCCGAAGGAACTTCATTGGAAGAAGCTGAGGTTGTGCTTCAAGGTCACAAAATTGAAAAATTACCTGTTATAAATGATAAAAATGAGCTGGTTGGTTTAATCACTTTTAGAGATATTACCAAATTGACTCAAAAACCAAATGCCAATAAAGATAAATTTGGACGTTTAAGAGTAGCTGCCGCTCTAGGAGTTACTGCCGATGCTGTTGATAGAGCAACTGCTCTTGTTAATGCAGGTGTTGATGCTGTAATTATTGATACGGCTCACGGACACACTCAAGGTGTTGTTGATGTATTGAAAGCTGTAAAAGCTAAATTCCCAAAACTTGATGTGATTGTTGGTAACATTGCTACTCCTGAAGCTGCAAAATATTTGGTAGAAAATGGGGCAGATGGTGTAAAAGTTGGAATTGGACCTGGTTCTATCTGTACAACAAGAGTTGTTGCAGGAGTTGGATTTCCTCAATTTTCTGCTGTTCTAGAAGTTGCTGCAGCCATAAAAGGAACAGGTGTGCCGGTAATTGCTGATGGCGGAATCCGTTATACAGGTGATATTCCTAAAGCAATTGCAGCAGGAGCCGATAGTGTAATGTTAGGTTCATTATTAGCAGGAACAATGGAATCTCCAGGAGAGACTATCATTTTTGAAGGAAGAAAATTCAAATCTTATAGAGGAATGGGTTCTGTTGAAGCGATGCAGGAAGGGTCGAAAGACCGTTATTTCCAAGACGTGGAAGACGATGTTAAGAAACTGGTTCCAGAAGGAATTGTTGGCCGTGTACCATATAAAGGAGAATTGAACGAAAGTATGCAGCAATTCGTTGGCGGACTTCGTGCCGGTATGGGTTACTGCGGTTCCAAAGATATTGCCACTTTACAGGATACAGGACGATTTGTACGTATTACTGCCAGCGGAATCAACGAAAGTCATCCGCATGATGTAACAATCACAAAAGAAGCTCCGAATTATTCGAGATAG
- a CDS encoding HPP family protein translates to MKKYIIKFKTVDKSPKPVTFKFSIYSGLGGFITITILAFLTKNLQLPFIMAPFGASCVLAFGVPESPLAQPRNIIGGHLISTFIGLCCFWLFGNQWYSLALGVGLAIGTMLLTKTTHPPAGADPIVVILGACHWDFLLNPVLSGSVIITIIALLFNNINPYRKYPKYWR, encoded by the coding sequence ATGAAAAAATACATTATCAAATTTAAAACCGTTGATAAAAGTCCTAAACCCGTAACTTTTAAATTTTCTATTTATTCGGGACTTGGGGGCTTTATTACTATTACAATATTAGCTTTCCTTACAAAAAATCTCCAGCTGCCTTTTATTATGGCTCCCTTTGGTGCTAGTTGCGTACTGGCTTTTGGCGTACCTGAAAGCCCTTTAGCACAGCCCCGAAATATTATTGGGGGACACTTAATTTCAACATTTATAGGGCTTTGTTGCTTTTGGCTATTTGGTAACCAATGGTACTCACTTGCTTTAGGCGTTGGATTAGCAATTGGGACAATGCTCCTAACCAAAACAACACATCCTCCTGCAGGGGCAGACCCAATAGTGGTTATATTAGGGGCTTGCCATTGGGATTTTTTATTAAACCCTGTTTTATCCGGTTCTGTGATTATAACGATTATTGCTTTGTTGTTTAATAACATTAACCCTTACAGGAAATATCCAAAATACTGGAGATAA
- a CDS encoding nuclear transport factor 2 family protein codes for MEQKHPLPPFTLETAKQKIQMAEDAWNSQNPKKVSLAYTIDSEWRNRSTFVNGREEIVKFLSDKWKRELNYKLKKEYWSHTENRIAVRFEYEYQTKDGNWFRAYGNENWEFDENGLMKKRYASINDLEINESDRYL; via the coding sequence ATGGAACAGAAACACCCGCTTCCTCCCTTTACGTTGGAAACCGCTAAACAGAAAATTCAAATGGCCGAAGACGCCTGGAACTCACAGAATCCGAAAAAAGTATCACTGGCCTATACCATTGACAGCGAATGGAGAAATCGAAGTACTTTTGTCAATGGAAGAGAAGAAATCGTAAAATTCCTTAGCGACAAATGGAAAAGAGAATTGAATTACAAACTCAAAAAAGAGTATTGGTCACATACCGAAAACCGAATTGCAGTCAGATTTGAATATGAGTACCAAACCAAAGATGGAAATTGGTTTAGAGCTTATGGGAATGAAAACTGGGAGTTTGACGAAAATGGCTTGATGAAAAAAAGATATGCAAGTATAAATGACCTGGAAATAAATGAGTCTGATAGATATTTATAG
- a CDS encoding TetR/AcrR family transcriptional regulator, translated as MSVPRERILEKASVLFHQQGYNSTGINQIISEANVAKASFYQHFKSKDDLCVEFLIRRHDYWFSKLIDFTSKTKNQKEKIVSAFDFIIQMNARENFRGCSFLNILSEISKEQEGILRVIQSHKNDLRVFFSQLIKDELLATHIYLLFEGSIIESQLFQSNEIVNKSIAIVKSII; from the coding sequence ATGAGTGTACCAAGAGAAAGAATACTAGAAAAAGCCTCCGTTTTATTTCATCAACAAGGCTATAACAGCACTGGAATTAACCAAATCATAAGTGAGGCGAATGTTGCGAAAGCCAGTTTTTACCAGCATTTTAAATCTAAGGATGACTTATGTGTTGAGTTTCTAATCAGAAGACATGACTATTGGTTTAGTAAGCTTATCGATTTCACCTCAAAAACAAAAAATCAAAAAGAAAAAATTGTAAGTGCATTTGACTTTATCATACAAATGAACGCAAGAGAAAATTTCAGAGGTTGCAGTTTCCTAAATATTTTATCCGAAATATCAAAAGAACAAGAAGGCATTCTTAGAGTTATTCAATCACACAAAAATGATTTGAGAGTATTCTTTAGTCAGCTAATAAAGGATGAATTATTGGCGACACATATTTATCTTCTATTTGAAGGTTCTATTATAGAAAGTCAATTGTTTCAGTCAAACGAAATTGTAAATAAATCAATAGCAATAGTAAAAAGTATAATTTAA